The genomic region tggcagatcaggacgtctcaataaatgcggtaagaggatggcgggtgggagccccccagtggttcaaaatgtcccaagatatccaggaagagaactgtgagggggagcgctctggcaggacaagcgatgtcaacaaatccagcaagacaatggtggagaacgctccggtgagtcacaagactccaccaaaaaaggcaagagaatggttagaggatggtaacaggcagctttgagagcactctggtggatcaagaagcacccaggaaaaggggaagaggatggtggggggaaacggcctggttgatcacaagactcccccaaaaaaccacaagagggtggcagggggaacgccctaaggggtcaagaggttccaagaaatccagcaggaggacggcgagggggagcgctccagcaggctgagattgtactaaagaaaggcaaaaggacagcaggaggagagacccagtgggtcaagaggtcccaagaaatccagtaagaggacaacagggagcagtgctctggcaggccaaaatctcagtgaagaaaggcaagaggacagcagggggagtgctccagttcttcaagtgacttcccaggtagaaggcagaaggatggtggggtagcgctgggacaggtcaagaattctcaatctggcaataggacagcagggaggagcatccagcgggacaggagcgccctgaaaataggcaagacaagggtgagtgagagcactccgagatgtcaagaagtgtcaaaaaatctggtaaaggatggcaggggggagtgctgtggatattcaagagactccccagtaaaaggcaagaggacggcgcggggaagtgctccagcacgtcaagatcgcactgaagaaaggcaaggtcacagtgggggggagcattcccgttgttccaatggttcaaaaggtcccaagaaatccaacaagagaactgcgagggggagcgctctggcaagtcaagcggtgtcaataaccccagcaaggcaacggcggagagcgctctggtgagtcacgagactcccctacaaaggacgagaggatggtggaggggagcccaccagtggttcaagcagcacccaggaaaaggggaggaggctgacgaggggcaggcctctggcgggccaagatcgctgagggaaggtgcgggggagcttgctggtggctcaagagacctctagaaaaaggtaagagggcggcggggggtgggagggcgcctcagctggtgaagaggaaccccgaaaacaaggcaagagaatgttggtggggggagcgctctggcggttccagaggctccccgagatccgctcagacggcagcgggtaacgcggcagctcagcgtcaatcaaagaagaacaggaaggcggttgacctgcaattccagagcgaggaggaagactggcaacccgagcgaggagcagcagaacttggcatggcctctgaaatcctcctttaatctgggctcaggtaagctggaagcaggggacataggctggggtttgggaggtgggcaggtgagaaatgatccgcatttttgatctcctgagtgactgaagcgcctgggagttcatttggagtcgttgccttacttgattttacactgacttttgcattatattttaatgacgtagaattttccgttttgacatcgaaacctaaacttctttggaaattcatcctctgtcccttcagtctcagctcgtggcacttccactgtctcgtggcccgcgtttcaatgtacattagatcgcttcctgggccttggattttaagtaatggtccgtcacaagtttgtttttcttgtccttaacgggcagctttgagagctctctaaggaaaagtgatatctttttaccttgttactgctctttccgtgttacgagcagccaccctctttatgatcagtctcatgcttttcttcctttcttgcccaggttcagaagaccgggaattccaagcttcaagtttcctgtggaacattgcgggagaccttgataacgtggcaatgagggaggtgatgaagagaaacaatacctgttcctttcccatttcaagacgttattttttaccttcctggtagctgtgagatgatttgcaatcttgcgctagcatctgcctgaaagagaacacggaccctttgggtgcctcctcaagaaatacttgctctatggttctggcgatgtccaggcttcaagggtggggcataggggagtgtaaatcttagggggcctcccgggatgtctgcaggtttgggtgacccgtggctgggacggggacgccgaggttgtcaatcttgccctgaatctctcgctccctctcttgcagcacccgagaccgaatggaggagcaagtgtacgggaagttcctgcgccacgacacagatcacatttatcgctctcgccctgagagacccggagaaccaaaccgttcccatcgtgccttgaagcagcctctgctcacgcgcttctcccagggagaaggcagaatggcagtagctcgccacgttataccacggggtgcacactctgcagctttcaagcccagctctgcgttagctcacccctgcaattttgcaccgcccacgcaaatttgagttgtcgctggttgttgcagcgtttggctttggtgaggacagcgtgtttgtcagcagttggcgtagggtggaatcttgaggagaaagtgatatttccgtgccagaactggttggtgtttgcatggtattgtggtagttgttcccacaggtgatcagtgctggagtgttattgcaggatgaggggattttgaaggcttgtctgtgagatgcactagaggcagcagttgcaaacgaaaggctgaggtgtggagagtttgtcggtgggttttggacagttgtcagttgaagagttggttgtttgcaggtgaggtgtagagcagagggtgaagctgactttgcctgggcggcgcaactggatgggtgtgcagagctgaggagagcgggcttctgcgggtgaccctaaagctggagaaccagccagcggcagctccagacagtcccgctgccgagcttggccgtgtagggccagtgccctggggcacagggagtgtgaccctccgcaagcaccaaacagcaggcgaggaccgtggggatttctactgagctatgatatctctaaggcctgTGCGAGGgaccggggccaaggcaaggtgggctcgctgtggggtgtggggaggtgtcagcccccgtctgactgtagtgcccttgggctggtgtagctcagtcctctgtgtgtttctcttcaggtggagcagcgtgcaaaggaaaaggaaggaggcgaacctgtgaagaagagtgatcgagaaggagggttggagcgcacctgtgagtcaagagggacccagaaagaagacacgggtggtggaaccacaggtcaggagagctcaaggaaggagaaagatgattggggcagtatgggtttttctagctcacgcgctaatggaaacagtttggataataaaagaaatatattcaaaaccaataattaaaggcagggaatgtttatatgctatgtattggatagacctgaaggtgtatttgttcctacaacaaaggtgaagttacaatggtaattaactgaagatgtgaatttccagattgcattggcaacatacgcagggaacatatcagtttattaccctcaacataaactgtgggctgaaattggtaatttaccgttgtatggcaagtgctgctgtcagcaacgacaagactgaatttaccgatgcctctggttgctcacgtaaagttgtaattacatggctaaactcagatacccagtgttgcaaacacaaagtagaaaaaggagaccaggggtcaaacaagttcttgagctgacagctgttaggatcgcttttgagtgttctgtaatgagcctttgaatgttgtaactgactcatattgtgcagctggcatacttatccgcctggaagcttcttttcttaaggaagaggatgatcctcttttgatggctgaattgagaatgctatggttcctaataaatcatagacgtcatggtttttatgcagcgcacatccgctctcgcactgcccttccaggacctcttgcggaaggcaataggagggccgatgcacgagctgtgccgcttactgtgcctaaagccttggagcaagctaaattatcacataaactctttcaccagaatgcaaagtcgttaaaacgacaatttcaaattacaacggatcaggccaggagcgttcttatgtcctgccctgattgccaacagtcggcacccgtgccatccaaagagggtgttaatccaggagggattactgacaagtacggccagctgatgtaacgcgttgttctgaattgggtaaatacgtatgtgtttctgtagacgctcattccagatttctcgttgcggctgcacgcactggtgaaagagcacgggacgtctgtaaacagtggttggcgtgttttgctgtttcaggagttccaggatatgtaaaaccagaggaaagcggaacgcacgctggattagaggagcgatcccccgagtgcccagcgcaccgtaataaaagtgcctgctttttaacactttcaaaacagtgttagagagtctgtttgccgacttttcggtatcgttttctggcgacgaggatgggataatctgcctgacctcccgtggaccccaggatctctgggaccttgtgccggcaccggggaattcccggaagggatcacggatcctcgggccagctcgggacgtgggtaaaaccccatcaatgagataaggcactttcatagtctggtttgtttgcaggctgcctgcgcgagacgtgggcgacaccagcgcgttgggtctgcgcgttttggtaaattgggtaaattaaaaagaaataaaaaactaaagaggaaaatgagaaaacaataaataaaagagaaaaacgagggaatggtaatttggtaaaggtacctttagtgattttgctgtttgtgccttagcaattgtatgattgtttgtgtctttagtgatttgttgttgttgttacttgtgtcttgggtgattttgtagtccagtacttatggttcaccaattgtctgttattgtgattgtgaaataggtagtggacaatggacaggagcgattcggaagaaatcccccccgggctgtgttttgtgacattggaaaaggatcgtttgactccctggggaacagcaaccagggaatattgtaattaatggtggccactgtaaataatattaatatgctgcacaggtctgggtgggtatacccgagatgtgtagtatagtaatgcactacatgtaatatataatgagatatgttttaaatcatatattgtctattatataatgcatattacacagtacaaaatgttacatacgcattgtatttgaaaaaggataatcagagaaagaaattgaaaccagtaaaaggtttgttgacgaacagatattggtgtacaatacacagagaacattagatcaggattgtcccttggtgaatgcagggtggcatcctaatgtccttatatcgggggacaggctgaattggtatggacagtgcattttatacgggattggacacgctgtgcctaaagctgtaaatacgccaaagccttctgagataaaacaggatcgtctgtgcctcatttgctacacccctttatctgtttcccaaattacgatttagactgtatttaccattgtaaaaataaagctttccccctttaatttttgtcatgtattggagcccgtcctacctaaactgtagaaaagacagcagccatgtgtatttttaaataaagattaaatcaagtctgctagcccattatctttaagcgttctactgtgatcacctccctcccaaggttttgtgtctattgtatcagggcctgacacccacggccacagtggatgaatcgccatgggcacagcaccaggacccgcttgttggtgtccagggtatccactccagcagacactgttagtaaaagagcacatcatggaactggagaaccatctaattgtgtcattatacacattcactgctcttttttctgctttatacccctggtagctttttaaaatggcacagtttgaaaaggatttctgttttggccctgcacacggaggctgattttccttttctagggcctcccacccggttcaccgcacccgtgtgatcactgcgctgcacatgggcaaaatcagctgtgccctgtgtttctcccgtaaaatagtaagaacgctaatacaatcgtgccaggaactaccttcactgtgaatatttgaaggaacccactgctaatgtattgttaatgggtacttgcattgtggattagatgcaacaaaaatccatactttcttttatcctttgctgtacaggaggtggttgaacttttctatagcagattcaatcacctgttgtaaagcgagatggttgtctcctgtgaggaagcagggtagatttacccatgctctataagcaccatggatgagctatatagagtaacagcttaaaaacaaaccaaccgacaacaagaagctaacgatcaaaacaacaaaaggaaaaaaaacccaaataaaccaaCCCagaagcgcagaggctcctgaacgccccctctcagtgctgtgatgtccgtttccagggagcccgtggggtgtccccacaaccgcagacacaggtgacccggctgggtggtgccagcagagaacagttggtgtgacccagcccgctgcgctgccctgggaaagccggggacaaagggccgggccggggcatggggaggttggttccagctcacggatcagctcacagcgactgcggaaacagccccgagccgggacgggcccggccgtgtgctcctgtccccccgccgcggggtcctggctctggacatcgttgcacaggatcgtttgagaaccgttcctgaaggatgcgcagcgcccagagcagcagcgcctgcccggctgctgctcagccgagggtaagggctggaactgaccctgtaacagcagcagagctgccgcagctgcgggcgagccgagttactgctgcagacaagacacggggcacagggagaggcaatgtattttattaggatagaaggcatctttaggaaaaaaacacattttagcaatgtcgggctattatcttttatcagtgtgtctgccatgtgcgcggctctgggaaagcgcgttcggggagctcgggctgcccacgggtcaagaaaaagcgcccgcgctgcggggcccgggggcgctgcgtgaccgcgctcggtgctgccgtctggtggccacagtccggaactgcagctggggagcggcgcccggtgcccgtgccgcgggtaagaggggggcgctgccgctgcgaccgaggtcgtgcccgtcagaaaggggggggcagcggtcggacgagccgccgggaaaaaaagaggcgcccggctctcccggggcggccccgctgcgagaggaacgggcgaggcggcagcaggaggcggcggcgtctcctcggtcccgggcacaagggagagaaacctgccggccggagctccttagggctctctctgttcacaatgaatttaagggtaggtgaccacccgccccgcttgtcagcgtaaagcaaaggagcgcggtttgttgtttcctttcaaacgcggctgttggaagccgcgcgggcaaagggcgtggggggcccggcagggcggagagcagacgggtgagggtgcagagcgggccaatcagatggcgcgggaaggctgggggggggggcggatcgctgataggctaccaaggtacgtcaattgccattctgtccgccaatcagattgccggaggggcgggtgtcggaggctccgtactgcgcatgcgcaaactgcgagtactgatgggccaagagaatgatgattgacttgtcttcggcagccaatcgtgttgcggaaaggggcgggtgctgctctctccctactgcgcctgccctcactgcgagctctgataggtggagaaaatggtgattgacgtgcctaggcaggctatcattttgccggaggggcgggcgttgcgggcctctgggcgccggacggagcatccaataggaggacagcgtggtggggtggaaagcagccaatcagcgcgggtcctggcgagcgggtccgtggtgtctcggggtgggtaccgggaattaacgggaacgggggtcggggcggctgcggagcggttgctgcaactggtacccggggacctggaggcagtcggctcagggcagcccttcatgaggtccccggaggcggcagaaaggaaggagacgacagaaaggcagagggggcctccggccgcggaggtctccggggcgcggcaggtgtcggtgcccgcggagcccggcgggacggtgggagagtgcgaggggaacggagcggcgaaagaggcggcaggtgagtgcggccgcggcgagggtgaccgtgccgttggaacggggggagtgggatgggccggcgcggtgaggaggcgttcggttcagtttcccccctgcccttacggccgagttggcgaagccggtgggaggtgtgtgaccccgagggcaggtgcgccgaaggcttacggtctggagccgtgtgtccctccgggacctccgggagcggcgcagcccccgttagtcggggggagacgtttcaaaccagagctaaggcgcggtggcaggctcggtggcgtggcgggtcgggcgccgcttcggcgggagctcggggcgaggcccggcgggttctgtgtcctgtacgcgcggctttcgttccgcggctctctgtgtgcgtttttgtttcgttgcgtttgttttctggggtttattttgcggggttcccgcgaaacgcggcacgaccgctcgcccggggctgccgcggcggtctcagtgctgccgccctgtggcgaaactcgggtactgcagcgcacggccgggggaagaggcgccgtttgacccgaagcggtcagaagtgccagaaaccaacgccagaaccggcaggagctgcggcttcgcagttctgtcagcattgatcttaggactctgattttgatgctagtcgtttttacttacattacactacagtgttctgtttggtactgctagtgggtaacaaataattgtgctgtaccacaacgcgagatgataatatttcatagatttatactgccaaagagtttgcaagtatattgaaaaggggggaattcaagagaagctaccaagttaatgtatactgtgatgaagttatagaagatgtacccttcattaaccggttcacgtggggtaaatgctttctgaccgcctgcacgatgaggggatatttttcaccttttagatccttctgcatgacaagagggagacagaagatttaataacacattgtttagaagctgagagcttagtttatatttaactaatagatgtgttgtcagtgagaaactaaacatttataactaacttcatcaattatttcttaggctagatatattgtatgttcaaaatttaaaacaattgtaattaatatgtagcaactgtgtgattataagcaatgcaagagcatccagtcgtgggagcacttacagaggacgacccccagagctcccccgtGCAGATGAAAGagacattgcctgcttaacggtgtaattgactctgctgtcaagcttatttctccgtttcagtacgagcccatcccgtggcctcacagggctgtgtcctgtggcggtgctgtggggaaggggcgagatgctttcctgcaccggtggatgtgtttgcttttatgctgagcgtgtcctaaacggtgtcagtttgtcttaatgctgtctggcgttgctgcagttgctctggttttttgaggatgccttgtgttttggggtggcccgtttccctcgaatcctccgttagctcagctgctctcctgtcccttcttctgactaattcctctgctttctcctgctctatttttttcagaggctgaactctaatttggaatttctgtgtttctgagggggagctgtgaacgcccgatgctcagcagaccccccagcccaggcggggaatggaacctggggagcagcgcccgggtgggagacgcggcgccgtcctccgtccccagcgtgcggcagaggagcaggaggcgacagccggccgggggcagatgccgggtgcgtccccagctcgccagagctctccccgagcctcctcccgcggccccgctcgccccgtgcagccgctcccagctccggcagctcctgcgagcccgtcccgtgttcctgggccgctcccaagccccgtcgtgaaggcggcaagccggccctcggcacctctccggtggcccctgcggaaggagcaggctggggcaggggtgagctacggtgctaacggccgctgcttcttctctccctctcccagaggccgcgctgaggatgtggccgttcgctcccagcccgggggatgccgttggctgcgcccgcctcgggctggcgaggctcgtctggcagcgtggcgggagaagggacgggggagcacgtcccgtgcgtggacgggggctgctgctgctggagccagagaggttggggagaggtaaagaggaagcaATGCGGGgacgtcggcccaacgtccgcttcctgcggcgggcgagagagcgagcccctctctccgggtggcgaaggctccctctgcgcggcgtgcggcgggccgggggccaacgtgcgcggcagggtccgtgcgcgtatcctggagcgggacggctgcctggcgagcgagccagcgaggctccgtgtccccgaagcctcgtctcgtaggagccctgacaccccaccgtgttctcctaggctgaggacggccgagcgccccgagttaccggagaggaagggaggagagaaggagacgggagcgtctgagctgttagaagcctcctggcagccaccgaaagcgagagccgctgtgagtccctggccctcggggcctcgtccccggcttgtgtgtcctggtgcctccctgcccctccgtctcctttttccccacgctttctctggcccgttcttttccctgccattagtttcctctctgtgtctgtatgtgctgctctgtctctttccttcctccctcccttcgccgtctctctctctctgtgcctttgtcgtgctcggcgttgccggctttcttcattccgtacggcgctgttcccgtcctcgttcacgttctgagcctttgtgctgccccccgccccgttttttttctctctttttattttcttttttcctgtcctccgtctctccgcggggctcctcattcctctctttcttcctccaagcccctgtgttccccgcggtctctcgctctgccatcgtttttgcctgttgccctctctcttgcttcccgttgataggaggaacaaaaatcttgtagaaagcccttggcataaggcagcaagaccaggcctaacggaacagaaacctaacagagaaacac from Patagioenas fasciata isolate bPatFas1 chromosome 2, bPatFas1.hap1, whole genome shotgun sequence harbors:
- the LOC139827460 gene encoding uncharacterized protein, encoding MRSPEAAERKETTERQRGPPAAEVSGARQVSVPAEPGGTVGECEGNGAAKEAAGGAVNARCSADPPAQAGNGTWGAAPGWETRRRPPSPACGRGAGGDSRPGADAGGRAEDVAVRSQPGGCRWLRPPRAGEARLAAWREKGRGSTSRAWTGAAAAGAREVGERLRTAERPELPERKGGEKETGASELLEASWQPPKARAAAVSQPEDPLCPAAGPVEPRTLLAHPGDVSGETPRLGRIAAGTDEDLCVNQWHRCPVAQSPFCSVESSI